A genome region from Hevea brasiliensis isolate MT/VB/25A 57/8 chromosome 7, ASM3005281v1, whole genome shotgun sequence includes the following:
- the LOC110650643 gene encoding chromatin remodeling protein EBS isoform X1, protein MAKTKPGKKDLDSYTIKGTNKVVRPGDCVLMRPSDSDKPPYVARVEKIEADHRNNVKVRVRWYYRPEESIGGRRQFHGAKELFLSDHYDVQSAHTIEGKCIVHSFKNYTKLENVGAEDYFCRFEYKAATGGFTPDRVAVYCKCEMPYNPDDLMVQCEGCKDWFHPSCMGMTIEEAKKLDHFLCFDCCSDHDAKRTLNAFPVSPSVEAKVETKRRKR, encoded by the exons ATGGCCAAAACCAAACCAGGCAAAAAAGACCTCGATTCCTACACTATCAAAGGCACCAACAAAGTTGTTCGAC CTGGTGATTGTGTGTTGATGCGCCCATCGGACTCTGATAAGCCTCCCTACGTGGCACGTGTTGAGAAAATTGAGGCCGATCATCGCAATAACGTCAAAGTCCGTGTCCGGTGGTACTATCGGCCTGAGGAGTCCATCGGTGGCCGCCGTCAATTCCATGGGGCAAAAGAGCTCTTCTTATCGGACCACTACGATGTGCAAAGTGCACACACAATTGAAGGCAAGTGCATCGTGCACTCCTTCAAGAATTACACTAAGCTTGAAAATGTTGGAGCTGAGGATTACTTCTGTAGATTCGAATACAAGGCTGCCACTGGCGGGTTCACCCCTGACCGCGTAGCTGT GTACTGTAAATGTGAGATGCCATACAATCCAGATGATCTAATGGTGCAGTGCGAGGGTTGCAAAGATTG GTTTCATCCTTCTTGTATGGGTATGACAATTGAAGAAGCCAAAAAATTGGATCACTTTCTATGTTTTGACTGTTGCTCTGATCATGATGCCAAAAGAACTTTAAATGCATTCCCAGTATCACCTTCTGTTGAAGCCAAG GTGGAGACAAAGCGAAGGAAGAGATGA
- the LOC110650643 gene encoding chromatin remodeling protein EBS isoform X2, with protein sequence MAKTKPGKKDLDSYTIKGTNKVVRPGDCVLMRPSDSDKPPYVARVEKIEADHRNNVKVRVRWYYRPEESIGGRRQFHGAKELFLSDHYDVQSAHTIEGKCIVHSFKNYTKLENVGAEDYFCRFEYKAATGGFTPDRVAVYCKCEMPYNPDDLMVQCEGCKDWWRQSEGRDDWIIIDV encoded by the exons ATGGCCAAAACCAAACCAGGCAAAAAAGACCTCGATTCCTACACTATCAAAGGCACCAACAAAGTTGTTCGAC CTGGTGATTGTGTGTTGATGCGCCCATCGGACTCTGATAAGCCTCCCTACGTGGCACGTGTTGAGAAAATTGAGGCCGATCATCGCAATAACGTCAAAGTCCGTGTCCGGTGGTACTATCGGCCTGAGGAGTCCATCGGTGGCCGCCGTCAATTCCATGGGGCAAAAGAGCTCTTCTTATCGGACCACTACGATGTGCAAAGTGCACACACAATTGAAGGCAAGTGCATCGTGCACTCCTTCAAGAATTACACTAAGCTTGAAAATGTTGGAGCTGAGGATTACTTCTGTAGATTCGAATACAAGGCTGCCACTGGCGGGTTCACCCCTGACCGCGTAGCTGT GTACTGTAAATGTGAGATGCCATACAATCCAGATGATCTAATGGTGCAGTGCGAGGGTTGCAAAGATTG GTGGAGACAAAGCGAAGGAAGAGATGACTGGATAATCATTGATGTGTGA